In one Amaranthus tricolor cultivar Red isolate AtriRed21 chromosome 8, ASM2621246v1, whole genome shotgun sequence genomic region, the following are encoded:
- the LOC130820654 gene encoding uncharacterized protein LOC130820654, whose amino-acid sequence MGISIHNEVWDLNPTVLIFIFVASFLSIFLLPHFSNRTSSLSDINAVSPSSSSYFLQFQRKFLFLYSLSSVLEGLWWVYGEYEMVNIGLTKEQMIVLLSVGCLTSLIFGTFLGIFSDALGHKKFCLLFSILHLIMGVWKTLATHPTVWVASICLSLTSSIFSFSFETWMVVEHDKQGYRQDALNDTFFLMIYYESTSLIATQVLANWALGQGSKKSLVFPSFITLFLAIVNLLFTTKGLPESPVRRRLKEHRAEFFVYIFGDKRIWLLGCAQACLQFSIAILWILWAPTIVADGRGVQLGLVYPCLLGARMLGSTVFPWTLSGLISMRIEDCLLYEFIGAGLILSVVAYDYQEIGVLVTLFGLFQVVAGLIFPTLARLRSMYVPNEFRAGMISLSLTPANAALLCVLVQGGYYKNVNNSTITAFSALCLFLAAGCMYALKHCGKQPHHSWHKK is encoded by the exons ATGGGAATATCAATCCACAACGAAGTATGGGACCTCAATCCTACTGTtctgattttcatttttgtagCTTCCTTCTTATCGATTTTCCTCTTACCTCACTTTTCCAATCGGACGTCGTCTCTCTCTGACATCAATGCCGTTTCACCTTCTTCGTCTTCTTACTTCCTTCAGTTCCAGCGCAAATTTCTCTTCCTATACTCTCTTTCATCAG TGCTGGAAGGTTTATGGTGGGTTTACGGAGAGTATGAAATGGTAAATATTGGACTTACGAAGGAGCAAATGATAGTTTTGCTATCAGTTGGATGTTTAACTTCGCttatttttggtactttcttaGGCATATTTTCCGATGCtct AGGCCACAAGAAATTTTGTCTTCTGTTTTCCATCCTACATTTGATCATGGGTGTGTGGAAAACCCTTGCAACTCATCCTACAGTATGGGTAGCCAGCATCTGCTTGTCTCTTACCAGCTCTATATTTTCGTTCAGTTTCGAAACTTGGATGGTGGTTGAACATGATAAG CAAGGATACAGGCAAGATGCGTTGAATGATacgttttttttaatgatttactATGAATCAACATCTTTAATAGCAACTCAAGTTCTTGCAAATTGGGCTCTTGGTCAGGGTTCAAAGAAGAGTCTAGTGTTTCCTTCATTCATCACATTGTTCTTGGCAATTGTCAATCTTTTATTTACAACCAAAGGATTGCCAGAATCTCCAGTAAGGAGGAGGCTTAAGGAGCACAGAGCAGAATTTTTTGTGTACATATTTGGCG ATAAAAGGATATGGCTATTGGGATGTGCCCAAGCTTGTCTTCAGTTCTCTATTGCTATATTATGGATTTTATGGGCACCAACTATAGTG GCTGATGGACGTGGAGTACAATTAGGGTTGGTGTATCCATGTCTTTTGGGTGCAAGAATGCTAGGAAGCACAGTTTTTCCATGGACGTTAAGTGGATTAATTTCTATGCGTATTGAAGATTGCTTATTGTATGAATTTATTGGTGCTGGCCTTATTTTATCGGTTGTAGCATATGATTACCAG GAAATCGGAGTTCTGGTTACACTTTTTGGCTTATTCCAAGTTGTTGCTGGCCTAATATTCCCAACTCTTGCTCGGCTGAGATCCAT GTATGTACCAAATGAGTTCCGAGCTGGGATGATAAGTTTGTCTCTGACTCCAGCTAATGCTGCTCTCCTATGTGTTCTAGTCCAA GGTGGCTATTACAAGAATGTAAATAATTCTACAATTACTGCTTTCTCTGCCTTGTGCCTTTTTTTAGCAGCAGGCTGTATGTATGCATTGAAACATTGCGGCAAACAGCCTCACCATAGTTGGCACAAAAAATGA
- the LOC130820738 gene encoding uncharacterized protein At2g23090 — protein sequence MGGGNAQKSKMARERNMEKNKASKGSQLDANKKALNIQCKVCMQTFICTTSEVKCREHAEAKHPKQDVYACFPHLKK from the exons ATGGGCGGTGGCAACGCTCAAAAATCCAAGATGGCTCGCGAAAGAAACATGGAGAAGAATAAAGCTTCTAAAg GAAGTCAATTAGACGCTAATAAAAAAGCCTTGAACATTCAG TGCAAGGTATGCATGCAGACATTTATCTGCACTACATCGGAGGTGAAATGCCGAGAGCATGCTGAAGCGAAACACCCAAAGCAAGACGTCTATGCTTGTTTTCCACATCTCAAGAAATGA